In Physeter macrocephalus isolate SW-GA unplaced genomic scaffold, ASM283717v5 random_150, whole genome shotgun sequence, a genomic segment contains:
- the SYNGR4 gene encoding synaptogyrin-4 isoform X1, producing MCRKASWSFEVRLQSAQLSPGVGLASPDGSAQQAAPSIPAPASQGLGSRTAVMRIPESLQDLADSEAVQFLKRPKTIVRIFAGVFSLIVFSSLLTDGYQNKTNSSQLHCVLNGNNAGCSFAVGAGLLAFLSCLAFLALDAHEGRVASSRFRRAFQLLDFILAVLWAGIWSVGFCFLANQWQRSPPRQFLLGSSSAKAAVTFAFFSILVWILQAYLALQDLRNDAPVPYKRSLDEGGVALTSPPSAASPVNTPTTGPHRLSYTSSALFPHLTTLKAPRLTMMPNT from the exons CAGCTGAGCCCCGGGGTGGGCCTGGCGTCTCCGGACGGCAGTGCCCAGCAGGCAGCTCCCAGCATCCCTGCTCCGGCCTCTCAGGGCCTGGGCAGCAGAACAGCAGTCATGCGAATCCCAGAAAGCCTCCAGGACCTGGCCGACAGTGAAGCCGTGCAGTTTCTCAAGAGGCCAAAGACGATCGTGCGGATCTTTGCAGGG GTCTTCTCCCTCATCGTCTTCTCCTCCCTGCTGACTGATGGCTACCAGAACAAGACCAACTCTTCGCAGCTCCACTGCGTCCTCAACGGCAACAACGCGGGCTGCAGCTTCGCCGTGGGAGCCGGCCTCCTGGCCTTCCTCAGCTGCCTGGCCTTCCTCGCCCTGGACGCCCATGAGGGCCGCGTCGCCAGCAGCCGCTTCAGGAGGGCCTTCCAGCTCCTGGACTTCATCCTGGCCG TCCTCTGGGCAGGCATTTGGTCCGTGGGATTCTGCTTCCTGGCCAATCAGTGGCAGCGTTCACCGCCCAGACAATTCCTTCTGGGGAGCAGTAGCGCCAAGGCCGCCGTCACCTTCGCTTTCTTCTCCATCCTCGTCTGG aTACTCCAGGCCTACCTGGCCCTCCAGGACCTCCGAAATGATGCTCCAGTCCCCTACAAGCGCTCCCTGGACGAAGGCGGCGTGGCGCTGACCTCCCCGCCGTCCGCCGCCAGCCCTGTCAACACGCCCACCACCGGTCCCCACAGGCTGAGCTACACCAGCTCCGCCCTGTTCCCCCATCTGACCACTCTGAAGGCCCCCCGCCTCACTATGATGCCCAACAcctag
- the SYNGR4 gene encoding synaptogyrin-4 isoform X2, protein MRIPESLQDLADSEAVQFLKRPKTIVRIFAGVFSLIVFSSLLTDGYQNKTNSSQLHCVLNGNNAGCSFAVGAGLLAFLSCLAFLALDAHEGRVASSRFRRAFQLLDFILAVLWAGIWSVGFCFLANQWQRSPPRQFLLGSSSAKAAVTFAFFSILVWILQAYLALQDLRNDAPVPYKRSLDEGGVALTSPPSAASPVNTPTTGPHRLSYTSSALFPHLTTLKAPRLTMMPNT, encoded by the exons ATGCGAATCCCAGAAAGCCTCCAGGACCTGGCCGACAGTGAAGCCGTGCAGTTTCTCAAGAGGCCAAAGACGATCGTGCGGATCTTTGCAGGG GTCTTCTCCCTCATCGTCTTCTCCTCCCTGCTGACTGATGGCTACCAGAACAAGACCAACTCTTCGCAGCTCCACTGCGTCCTCAACGGCAACAACGCGGGCTGCAGCTTCGCCGTGGGAGCCGGCCTCCTGGCCTTCCTCAGCTGCCTGGCCTTCCTCGCCCTGGACGCCCATGAGGGCCGCGTCGCCAGCAGCCGCTTCAGGAGGGCCTTCCAGCTCCTGGACTTCATCCTGGCCG TCCTCTGGGCAGGCATTTGGTCCGTGGGATTCTGCTTCCTGGCCAATCAGTGGCAGCGTTCACCGCCCAGACAATTCCTTCTGGGGAGCAGTAGCGCCAAGGCCGCCGTCACCTTCGCTTTCTTCTCCATCCTCGTCTGG aTACTCCAGGCCTACCTGGCCCTCCAGGACCTCCGAAATGATGCTCCAGTCCCCTACAAGCGCTCCCTGGACGAAGGCGGCGTGGCGCTGACCTCCCCGCCGTCCGCCGCCAGCCCTGTCAACACGCCCACCACCGGTCCCCACAGGCTGAGCTACACCAGCTCCGCCCTGTTCCCCCATCTGACCACTCTGAAGGCCCCCCGCCTCACTATGATGCCCAACAcctag